Proteins encoded within one genomic window of Micromonospora halotolerans:
- a CDS encoding diacylglycerol kinase — translation MLAVTAHDLVPPGPVAVLANPTAGRGRHEGLLPQLLERLGAAGRPVELLRARTPEEAEAACHAAVADGAGALVAVGGDGTVHRALQAVAGTTVPFGPVPAGTGNDFAVDTGFPADPLAAVEVIADALRAGRARPVDLARLTSPGGGERWYGAVLAAGFDAIVNERANRMRWPRGPRRYDLAILVELARLRPRRYRLRLDGAEHEVDAVLVAVGNTASYGGGMRICPDADPHDGLLDVVVGGRFDRPTLMRVKPRIYQGTHVTHPLVRSYRARTVELDAEGITTYADGERAFDLPVRVSAVPAAVRLLR, via the coding sequence GTGCTCGCCGTGACCGCGCACGATCTTGTCCCGCCCGGCCCGGTGGCCGTGCTCGCCAACCCGACCGCCGGCCGGGGACGGCACGAGGGCCTGCTGCCCCAGTTGCTGGAGCGGCTGGGCGCCGCCGGCCGGCCGGTCGAGCTGCTGCGGGCGCGTACCCCGGAGGAGGCGGAGGCAGCGTGCCACGCGGCGGTCGCGGACGGCGCCGGCGCGCTGGTCGCCGTCGGCGGGGACGGCACGGTGCACCGGGCGTTGCAGGCGGTCGCCGGCACGACGGTGCCGTTCGGCCCGGTGCCCGCCGGCACCGGCAACGACTTCGCCGTGGACACCGGCTTCCCGGCCGACCCCCTGGCGGCCGTCGAGGTGATCGCCGACGCGCTGCGCGCCGGCCGCGCCCGCCCGGTCGACCTGGCCCGGTTGACCAGCCCGGGCGGCGGCGAGCGCTGGTACGGCGCCGTGCTGGCCGCCGGTTTCGACGCGATCGTCAACGAGCGGGCCAACCGGATGCGCTGGCCGCGCGGCCCGCGCCGCTACGACCTGGCCATCCTGGTCGAGCTGGCCCGGCTCCGGCCGCGCCGCTACCGGCTGCGCCTCGACGGCGCCGAACACGAGGTCGACGCGGTGCTGGTGGCGGTGGGCAACACGGCCAGCTACGGCGGCGGCATGCGGATCTGCCCGGACGCCGACCCGCACGACGGCCTGCTGGACGTGGTGGTCGGCGGCCGGTTCGACCGGCCCACCCTCATGCGGGTCAAGCCGCGCATCTACCAGGGCACCCACGTCACGCACCCGCTGGTCCGCAGCTACCGGGCCCGCACCGTCGAGCTGGACGCCGAGGGCATCACCACGTACGCCGACGGGGAGCGGGCGTTCGACCTGCCGGTGCGGGTCAGCGCGGTGCCGGCGGCGGTGCGGCTGCTGCGCTGA
- the tatA gene encoding Sec-independent protein translocase subunit TatA translates to MGALKPWHIAVLVVVLILLFGAKRLPDAARSLGRSLRIIKAETKSLHDDDRDLAEKADAQAGYQPLAPQQQVAQPQQQQFAPQPQQPVAPPVDPVQRVREN, encoded by the coding sequence ATGGGTGCCCTCAAGCCGTGGCACATCGCCGTACTCGTGGTCGTGCTGATCCTGCTCTTCGGCGCGAAGCGGCTCCCCGACGCGGCCCGCTCGCTGGGCCGTTCGCTGCGGATCATCAAGGCCGAGACCAAGAGCCTGCACGACGACGACCGTGACCTGGCCGAGAAGGCCGACGCGCAGGCCGGCTACCAGCCGCTCGCGCCGCAGCAGCAGGTCGCGCAGCCGCAGCAGCAGCAGTTCGCCCCGCAGCCGCAGCAGCCGGTCGCCCCGCCGGTCGACCCGGTGCAGCGCGTCCGCGAGAACTGA
- a CDS encoding helix-turn-helix transcriptional regulator, translated as MTRPAARGGRASADRLARLLNLVPYLLARPGIEIAEAAHDLGVTEKQLREDLELLWVCGLPGYGPGDLIDMAFDGDRVTITYDAGIDRPLRLTPDEALALVVALRMLAETPGVANREAVERALAKIESAAGDLAGAPVEVRLPGDTARVRELRAAVERGRALRITYYTAARDETTERTIDPLRMLMVGGRAYVEAWCRRAEAVRLFRADRIDAVTELAEQAVVPPQARPHDLSDGVFRPSPDLPLITLRIGRGERWITEYYPCERVEADGEQWLVSLRVTDLGWARRFVLGLGPDVTVVAPTELAEQVRAQAAAALDAYATPVDRADPAVAGVTQ; from the coding sequence GTGACCCGCCCGGCGGCCCGGGGCGGCCGCGCGTCGGCGGACCGGCTGGCCCGGCTGCTCAACCTGGTGCCCTACCTGCTGGCCCGCCCCGGCATCGAGATCGCCGAGGCGGCGCACGACCTCGGGGTGACCGAGAAGCAGCTCCGCGAGGACCTGGAGCTGCTCTGGGTGTGCGGGCTGCCCGGTTACGGCCCCGGTGACCTGATCGACATGGCGTTCGACGGCGACCGGGTGACCATCACCTACGACGCCGGCATCGACCGCCCGCTGCGGCTCACCCCCGACGAGGCCCTGGCCCTGGTGGTGGCGCTGCGGATGCTGGCCGAGACGCCCGGGGTGGCCAACCGCGAGGCGGTCGAGCGGGCCCTCGCCAAGATCGAGAGCGCGGCCGGTGACCTGGCCGGCGCCCCGGTCGAGGTGCGGCTGCCCGGCGACACGGCCCGGGTCCGCGAGCTGCGCGCCGCCGTGGAGCGCGGCCGCGCGCTGCGGATCACCTACTACACGGCCGCCCGGGACGAGACGACCGAGCGCACCATCGACCCGCTGCGGATGCTGATGGTCGGCGGCCGGGCGTACGTGGAGGCGTGGTGCCGCCGGGCCGAGGCGGTCCGGCTGTTCCGGGCCGACCGGATCGACGCGGTCACCGAGCTGGCCGAGCAGGCGGTGGTCCCGCCGCAGGCCCGCCCGCACGATCTCAGCGACGGGGTGTTCCGTCCCTCGCCGGACCTGCCGCTGATCACCCTGCGGATCGGCCGGGGCGAGCGGTGGATCACCGAGTACTACCCGTGCGAGCGGGTCGAGGCCGACGGCGAGCAGTGGCTGGTGTCGCTGCGGGTCACCGACCTGGGCTGGGCCCGCCGGTTCGTGCTCGGGCTCGGGCCGGACGTGACGGTGGTCGCGCCGACCGAGCTGGCCGAGCAGGTGCGGGCCCAGGCGGCCGCCGCGCTCGACGCGTACGCCACTCCGGTCGACCGCGCCGACCCGGCGGTGGCCGGCGTCACCCAGTAG
- the tatC gene encoding twin-arginine translocase subunit TatC, producing MAFGLKKRGPSTFERAADGSMTLIEHFRELRNRLFRASLAILVGFGVGVWLSGRVLHVLQMPYCNLPKARLANGDCNFVQLGPADLFLLQMKVALWVGLIIAAPIWLYQLWAFIAPGLHRHERRYAYFFTALAAPLFAAGAVLAFFVTSKGLEFLLNVSGGGDVTTTLDITRYIGFVTNLILLFGVAFEFPLIVLMLNFVGLASAKRLLGWWRVAIFVFFAFSAVVTPTPDPFGMTALAFCLSALYFGAVAVAFINDKRRGRGREIYADVPDDEVSPLDLSVEPVGAAGGVETTAPVGPPEPVAAPAPIERRYDDMT from the coding sequence GTGGCCTTCGGGTTGAAGAAGCGCGGCCCGAGCACGTTCGAGCGGGCCGCCGACGGCTCGATGACGCTCATCGAGCACTTCCGGGAACTGCGTAACCGGCTGTTCCGCGCGTCGCTGGCGATCCTGGTCGGCTTCGGGGTCGGCGTCTGGCTCTCCGGCCGGGTCCTGCACGTGCTGCAGATGCCCTACTGCAACCTGCCGAAGGCGCGGCTCGCCAACGGCGACTGCAACTTCGTCCAGCTCGGCCCGGCCGACCTGTTCCTGTTGCAGATGAAGGTCGCTCTCTGGGTCGGCCTGATCATCGCGGCGCCGATCTGGCTCTACCAGCTCTGGGCGTTCATCGCCCCGGGCCTGCACCGGCACGAGCGGCGCTACGCCTACTTCTTCACCGCCCTGGCCGCGCCGCTGTTCGCGGCCGGCGCGGTGCTGGCGTTCTTCGTCACGTCCAAGGGCCTGGAGTTCCTGCTCAACGTCTCCGGTGGCGGCGACGTCACCACGACGCTGGACATCACCCGCTACATCGGCTTCGTCACGAACCTGATCCTGCTGTTCGGGGTGGCGTTCGAGTTCCCGCTCATCGTGCTGATGCTCAACTTCGTCGGGCTGGCCAGCGCCAAGCGCCTGCTGGGCTGGTGGCGGGTCGCGATCTTCGTGTTCTTCGCGTTCTCCGCGGTGGTCACGCCGACGCCCGACCCGTTCGGCATGACGGCGCTGGCGTTCTGCCTCTCCGCGCTCTACTTCGGCGCGGTGGCGGTGGCGTTCATCAACGACAAGCGGCGGGGGCGCGGCCGGGAGATCTACGCCGACGTGCCCGACGATGAGGTCTCGCCGCTGGACCTGTCCGTCGAACCGGTCGGGGCCGCCGGTGGGGTCGAGACGACCGCACCGGTCGGGCCGCCCGAGCCGGTCGCCGCCCCGGCGCCGATCGAGCGCCGCTACGACGACATGACCTGA
- a CDS encoding HAD family hydrolase, with the protein MPEHAEPPRLSSDADDAVRPSPSRRPVEAVLFDFHGTLAQVEEPREWVIAAAAACGVELDRVRATALADRLLTAGRAGGPLPARVPPRLAELWADRDLYQHAHRGAYTGLAETVDAGIDGFADALYERVLVPEGWVPYPDTEPVLAALREAGVKVALVSNIGFDVRPLFAAWKLDGLVDAWALSYEVGRCKPDPGIFLRACGMLGVDPERTLMVGDSPADAGAVAAGCEVLVLPGADPGRPNGLGAVLDLALRN; encoded by the coding sequence GTGCCGGAACATGCCGAACCGCCCCGACTCTCGAGCGACGCCGACGACGCCGTCCGCCCGAGCCCGTCCCGTCGCCCCGTCGAGGCGGTGCTCTTCGACTTCCACGGCACCCTCGCGCAGGTGGAGGAGCCCCGCGAGTGGGTGATCGCGGCCGCGGCGGCCTGCGGGGTCGAGCTGGACCGGGTGCGGGCCACCGCGCTGGCCGACCGGCTGCTCACCGCCGGCCGGGCGGGCGGGCCGCTGCCGGCCCGGGTGCCGCCCCGGCTGGCCGAGCTCTGGGCCGACCGCGACCTCTACCAGCACGCCCACCGGGGCGCCTACACGGGGCTGGCCGAGACGGTCGACGCCGGCATCGACGGGTTCGCCGACGCCCTCTACGAGCGGGTGCTGGTGCCCGAGGGCTGGGTGCCGTACCCGGACACCGAGCCGGTGCTGGCCGCGCTCCGGGAGGCCGGCGTGAAGGTGGCGCTGGTCAGCAACATCGGCTTCGACGTCCGGCCGCTGTTCGCCGCCTGGAAGCTGGATGGGCTGGTCGACGCCTGGGCCCTGTCGTACGAGGTGGGGCGCTGCAAGCCGGACCCGGGGATCTTCCTTCGGGCCTGCGGGATGCTCGGCGTCGACCCGGAGCGGACGCTCATGGTGGGCGACAGCCCCGCCGACGCGGGCGCCGTGGCCGCGGGCTGCGAGGTGCTGGTGCTGCCCGGTGCCGACCCGGGCCGGCCGAACGGGCTGGGCGCCGTGCTCGACCTCGCCCTCCGCAACTGA
- a CDS encoding helix-turn-helix transcriptional regulator — protein sequence MSRTRTERLVNLVICLLSTRRFLTAAQIAATVPGYEHDPDDAKDHEAFQRKFERDKAELRELGVPLETGTASVFDAEPGYRIAPREYALPDIPLEPDEAAAVGIAARLWQHAGLAAAASSGLAKLRAAGIDVDPQATLGLEPMVTVDPAFAPLTAAARDRREVNFDYRVPDRDAPTRRRVQPWGVVCWRGRWYVVGHDLDRAATRCFRLSRVVGAVRVTGQPGAYEPPVGVDLISHVARWSGPVERTGRATVLVAAGRAAGLRRWAVETHAGPDGDRLVLPYADADYLAGHIVGYGPDVRVLEPPEVREAVIQRLKEIATRHDDLAVTGGAR from the coding sequence GTGTCGCGGACCCGTACCGAACGCCTGGTCAACCTGGTGATCTGCCTGCTGTCCACGCGACGGTTCCTGACCGCCGCGCAGATCGCCGCGACCGTGCCCGGCTACGAGCACGATCCGGACGACGCCAAGGACCACGAGGCGTTCCAGCGCAAGTTCGAGCGGGACAAGGCCGAGCTGCGGGAGCTCGGGGTGCCGCTGGAGACCGGCACGGCCAGCGTGTTCGACGCCGAGCCGGGCTACCGGATCGCGCCCCGCGAGTACGCGCTGCCCGACATCCCGCTCGAACCGGACGAGGCCGCCGCCGTGGGCATCGCGGCCCGGCTGTGGCAGCACGCCGGCCTGGCCGCCGCCGCCTCCTCCGGGCTGGCGAAGCTGCGCGCCGCCGGCATCGACGTGGACCCGCAGGCCACGCTGGGCCTGGAGCCGATGGTCACGGTCGACCCGGCGTTCGCGCCGCTGACCGCCGCCGCGCGCGACCGGCGCGAGGTCAACTTCGACTACCGGGTGCCCGACCGGGACGCACCGACCCGCCGCCGCGTGCAGCCGTGGGGCGTGGTCTGCTGGCGCGGCCGCTGGTACGTGGTCGGCCACGACCTGGACCGGGCGGCGACCCGCTGCTTCCGGCTCTCCCGCGTGGTGGGCGCGGTCCGGGTGACCGGGCAGCCCGGGGCGTACGAGCCGCCCGTCGGGGTGGACCTGATCAGTCACGTGGCCCGCTGGTCCGGGCCGGTGGAGCGGACCGGCCGGGCCACTGTGCTGGTCGCCGCCGGCCGCGCCGCGGGGCTGCGCCGCTGGGCGGTGGAGACCCACGCCGGGCCGGACGGCGACCGCCTCGTCCTGCCCTACGCCGACGCCGACTACCTGGCCGGCCACATCGTCGGCTACGGCCCGGACGTGCGGGTGCTGGAGCCGCCGGAGGTCCGCGAGGCGGTCATCCAGCGGCTCAAGGAGATCGCGACCCGGCACGACGACCTGGCCGTGACGGGGGGTGCCCGGTGA
- a CDS encoding amylo-alpha-1,6-glucosidase, with translation MIPNLIRVLDGNVFVLSEDNGDIDATAANPVGFFDFDTRFLSVWRLTLDGERLTSLSIAERDHLQLRFFLVPGAPTHYVDAKSSLIRERAITGGALEERLTVFNHHHAPAEFTLRLDVGSDFAPVLGVVTERTPPGRLYQRCEERGLRLGYQRERFWRETVVTSSEPVRVDERGFTWTVPLAPKRAWTMTLRVRALVLRPDGVDVRDRLERRPRAGTEERQHDLAGWLSRTPQLSCDWEALTEIYRRSLVDLAALRYSPLSLPDQVMPAAGLPWAATITGRDSILTSFMALPVAPELASATVRMLGIEQGAVLDDFRDEEPGKILHELRYGETVAFEQYPHSPYYGTADATPLYVILLDEYERWSGDVDLVREFEDEARAALRWIDEYGDLLGDGYIRYLRRNERSGVANQGWKDSPEAICHADGRLPGPPLATCELQGYAYDAKLRGARMAREFWGDPAYADRLEREAAALRERFDRDFWIADGGYYALALDGDGGQVDALASNMGHLLWSGIVPPERAAEVAAHLVGPRLFSGWGIRSLATGQERYNPLGYHVGAVWPFDNALITWGLRRYGFAEEAGRIAEAIVDVSRYFHGRLPEAFAGYDRVLTEYPVSFPTANSPQAMATAAPFLLLRALLGLEAAGEHLLMAPRVPARFGRVELLDVPGRWGRRDVIGSGLAHLTR, from the coding sequence ATGATCCCGAACCTGATCCGGGTGCTGGACGGCAACGTCTTCGTCCTCAGCGAGGACAACGGCGACATCGACGCGACCGCGGCCAATCCCGTCGGCTTCTTCGACTTCGACACCCGGTTCCTGTCGGTCTGGCGCCTCACCCTGGACGGCGAGCGGTTGACGTCGCTCTCCATCGCCGAGCGGGACCACCTCCAGTTGCGGTTCTTCCTGGTCCCGGGCGCCCCGACGCACTACGTGGACGCCAAGTCCTCGCTCATCCGGGAGCGCGCGATCACCGGCGGCGCCCTCGAGGAGCGGCTGACGGTGTTCAACCACCACCACGCGCCGGCGGAGTTCACCCTCCGGCTCGACGTGGGCAGCGACTTCGCGCCGGTCCTGGGCGTCGTCACCGAGCGCACCCCGCCGGGGCGGCTCTACCAGCGGTGCGAGGAGCGCGGGCTGCGCCTCGGCTACCAGCGGGAGCGGTTCTGGCGGGAGACGGTGGTGACCAGCAGCGAACCGGTGCGGGTGGACGAGCGGGGTTTCACCTGGACGGTGCCGCTGGCGCCCAAGCGGGCCTGGACGATGACGCTGCGCGTGCGGGCGCTGGTGCTGCGCCCGGACGGGGTGGACGTCCGGGACCGGTTGGAGCGGCGGCCCCGGGCCGGCACCGAGGAACGGCAGCACGACCTGGCCGGGTGGCTGTCCCGGACGCCCCAGCTCAGCTGCGACTGGGAGGCACTGACCGAGATCTACCGGCGCAGCCTCGTGGACCTGGCGGCGCTGCGGTACTCGCCGCTGAGCCTGCCCGACCAGGTGATGCCTGCCGCCGGCCTGCCCTGGGCGGCCACCATCACCGGCCGGGACAGCATCCTCACCAGCTTCATGGCGCTGCCGGTCGCGCCGGAGCTGGCCTCGGCGACCGTGCGGATGCTCGGCATCGAGCAGGGCGCGGTGCTCGACGACTTCCGCGACGAGGAGCCCGGCAAGATCCTCCACGAGCTCCGCTACGGGGAGACGGTGGCGTTCGAGCAGTATCCGCATTCCCCGTACTACGGCACCGCCGACGCCACCCCGCTCTACGTGATCCTGCTCGACGAGTACGAGCGGTGGAGCGGCGACGTCGACCTGGTGCGGGAGTTCGAGGACGAGGCCCGGGCGGCTCTGCGGTGGATCGACGAGTACGGCGACCTGCTCGGCGACGGCTACATCCGGTACCTGCGGCGCAACGAGCGTTCGGGGGTGGCCAACCAGGGGTGGAAGGACTCGCCGGAGGCGATCTGTCACGCCGACGGGCGGCTGCCCGGCCCGCCGCTGGCCACCTGCGAACTCCAGGGGTACGCGTACGACGCGAAGCTGCGGGGCGCCCGGATGGCCCGGGAGTTCTGGGGTGACCCCGCGTACGCCGACCGGCTGGAGCGGGAGGCCGCGGCGCTGCGGGAACGCTTCGACCGGGACTTCTGGATCGCCGACGGGGGCTACTACGCGTTGGCCCTGGACGGTGACGGCGGTCAGGTCGACGCGCTGGCGTCCAACATGGGCCATCTGCTGTGGAGCGGCATCGTCCCGCCGGAGCGGGCCGCGGAGGTGGCCGCTCACCTGGTCGGGCCGCGGCTCTTCTCCGGCTGGGGCATCCGCAGCCTGGCCACCGGGCAGGAGCGGTACAACCCGCTCGGCTACCACGTCGGTGCGGTGTGGCCGTTCGACAACGCGCTGATCACCTGGGGCCTGCGCCGCTACGGCTTCGCCGAGGAGGCGGGGCGGATCGCCGAGGCCATCGTGGACGTCTCCCGCTATTTCCACGGCCGGCTGCCCGAGGCGTTCGCCGGCTACGACCGGGTGCTGACCGAGTATCCGGTGAGCTTTCCGACCGCGAACAGCCCGCAGGCGATGGCGACGGCGGCCCCGTTCCTGCTGCTGCGGGCCCTGCTCGGGCTGGAGGCGGCCGGCGAGCACCTGCTGATGGCGCCGCGGGTGCCGGCCCGGTTCGGCCGGGTGGAGCTGCTCGACGTGCCGGGCCGGTGGGGGCGGCGGGACGTGATCGGCAGCGGCCTGGCCCATCTCACCCGCTGA
- a CDS encoding ABC transporter substrate-binding protein: protein MRLVSLLPSATEIVYALGLGDDLVGVTFECAVPPAYRAGTTVVVGGRDTRGMSPGEIDAYVRSQLAAGADLYTLHAGALAGLDPDLILTQDLCRVCALPSGRVADAVEHLGCRAEVLSLDPYTLADVLDTILAVGAAARVPDRAEALVDGLRARLAAVRAAVAGRHRRRVAVVEWVDPPFGAGHWIPDLVEAAGGEPVATHPGARSTPTTWAALRAARPEVVLVAPCGFDLDGAAGQAAGVAAHFPGAEIWALDADGLVVRAGPRLVDGAEAIAAILHPDAVPAAPEGAARRVA, encoded by the coding sequence ATGCGCCTGGTCTCCCTGCTCCCCTCGGCCACCGAGATCGTCTACGCCCTGGGGCTCGGCGACGACCTGGTCGGGGTCACCTTCGAGTGCGCGGTGCCTCCCGCGTACCGGGCCGGCACCACCGTCGTGGTCGGCGGCCGGGACACCCGCGGCATGAGCCCCGGCGAGATCGACGCTTACGTCAGGAGTCAGCTCGCCGCCGGCGCGGACCTCTACACCCTGCACGCCGGGGCGCTGGCCGGGCTGGACCCGGACCTGATCCTCACCCAGGACCTGTGCCGGGTGTGCGCACTGCCGTCGGGCCGGGTGGCGGACGCCGTCGAGCACCTCGGCTGCCGGGCGGAGGTGCTGTCGCTCGACCCGTACACCCTGGCGGACGTCCTGGACACGATCCTGGCCGTGGGCGCGGCGGCCCGGGTGCCGGACCGCGCCGAGGCCCTGGTGGACGGGCTGCGGGCGCGGCTCGCGGCGGTCCGCGCGGCGGTGGCCGGCCGGCACCGGCGGCGGGTCGCCGTGGTGGAGTGGGTCGACCCGCCGTTCGGCGCCGGGCACTGGATCCCCGACCTGGTCGAGGCCGCCGGCGGCGAGCCGGTGGCGACCCACCCCGGGGCCCGGTCCACGCCGACCACCTGGGCCGCGCTGCGGGCCGCCCGGCCCGAGGTGGTGCTGGTCGCGCCGTGCGGCTTCGACCTGGACGGGGCCGCCGGGCAGGCCGCCGGGGTGGCCGCGCACTTCCCCGGCGCGGAGATCTGGGCGCTGGACGCGGACGGCCTGGTGGTGCGGGCCGGCCCGCGCCTGGTCGACGGGGCCGAGGCGATCGCGGCGATCCTGCACCCGGACGCCGTCCCCGCCGCGCCGGAGGGCGCGGCCCGCCGGGTGGCCTGA
- a CDS encoding SCP2 sterol-binding domain-containing protein: MSDPIEAFFAQLARQAPERLLRRTTGTIRFELEGTDGLDVWHVTIHQGRLAVAHRARYADTVIRTRRDFFLRMARGEAKPLTAWLRNDIVAEGHFRFVVLLERLFPAPPGTRHPRVRAGERGEPG, encoded by the coding sequence GTGTCCGATCCGATCGAGGCGTTCTTCGCGCAGCTCGCCCGGCAGGCACCCGAGCGGCTGCTGCGCCGCACCACCGGCACGATCCGGTTCGAGCTGGAGGGGACCGACGGGCTCGACGTCTGGCACGTCACCATCCACCAGGGCCGGCTCGCGGTGGCACACCGCGCCCGGTACGCCGACACGGTGATCCGCACCCGGCGGGACTTCTTCCTCCGGATGGCCAGGGGGGAGGCCAAGCCGCTCACCGCCTGGCTGCGCAACGACATCGTCGCCGAGGGGCACTTCCGGTTCGTGGTGCTGCTGGAGCGACTTTTCCCGGCACCGCCCGGGACGCGGCACCCGCGGGTCCGCGCCGGCGAGCGCGGGGAGCCCGGATGA
- a CDS encoding TOPRIM nucleotidyl transferase/hydrolase domain-containing protein, producing MDLRSSLADAADLAAGTVVLVEGASDRCAIEAVARRQGHTLAGVAVVPMGGVTNLRHFLDLFADRRVAGLYDAGEEGYVRRVLASRGTDLSSAGIARLGFHACRADLEDELIRALGTPRVEELVEAAGDLRSLRRFQRQPAQQKRPLAGQLRRFIGTRSGRKSRYATLLADALDPARTPAPLDRLLAQL from the coding sequence GTGGACCTGCGCAGCTCCCTGGCCGACGCGGCGGACCTGGCCGCCGGCACGGTGGTGCTGGTCGAGGGGGCCAGCGACCGGTGCGCCATCGAGGCGGTCGCGCGCCGGCAGGGCCACACCCTCGCCGGGGTGGCCGTGGTGCCGATGGGCGGCGTGACCAACCTCCGGCACTTCCTCGACCTGTTCGCCGACCGCCGGGTCGCCGGCCTCTACGACGCGGGCGAGGAGGGGTACGTGCGGCGGGTCCTGGCGTCCCGCGGCACCGACCTGTCCTCCGCCGGGATCGCCCGGCTCGGCTTCCACGCCTGCCGCGCCGACCTGGAGGACGAGCTGATCCGGGCGCTCGGGACGCCGCGGGTCGAGGAGCTCGTGGAGGCCGCTGGGGACCTGCGGTCGCTGCGGCGCTTCCAGCGGCAGCCCGCCCAGCAGAAGCGGCCGCTCGCCGGTCAGCTTCGCCGCTTCATCGGCACCCGGTCCGGCCGCAAGAGCCGGTACGCGACCCTGCTCGCCGACGCCCTCGACCCGGCCCGCACGCCCGCCCCGCTGGACCGGCTGCTGGCCCAGCTCTGA
- a CDS encoding zinc-dependent alcohol dehydrogenase family protein produces the protein MRATVIHGPNDIRVEEVPDAAVRTPTDAVVRTVLACICGSDLWAYRGVAQRQPGQRIGHEFLGVVEAVGAEVGSVRVGDLVVAPFVWSDGTCDFCREGLHTSCPHGGFWGSVGSDGGQGEAVRVPYADGTLVKLPAEAAGDPRLLTALLALSDVLATGHHAALAARVRPGATVAVVGDGAVGLCGVLAAKRLGAEQIIALGRHTARTDIARSFGATDVVAERGEAAIAAVRELTKGQGAHAVLEAVGTEESMRTAISIARDGGAVGYVGVPHGGSAGVDIQQMFDRNVTVAGGVAPARAYIPELLVDVLDGAIDPSPVFDRSVTLDGVPDGYRAMDERTALKVRITF, from the coding sequence ATGCGCGCCACCGTGATCCACGGCCCGAACGACATCCGGGTCGAGGAGGTGCCGGACGCGGCCGTCCGCACCCCCACCGACGCCGTCGTCCGCACCGTGCTGGCCTGCATCTGCGGCAGTGACCTGTGGGCGTACCGGGGGGTCGCCCAGCGGCAGCCGGGGCAGCGCATCGGTCACGAGTTCCTCGGCGTGGTCGAGGCCGTCGGCGCCGAGGTCGGCTCGGTGCGGGTCGGCGACCTGGTGGTGGCGCCGTTCGTCTGGTCCGACGGCACCTGCGACTTCTGCCGCGAGGGGCTGCACACCTCCTGCCCGCACGGCGGCTTCTGGGGTTCCGTCGGCTCGGACGGCGGCCAGGGCGAGGCCGTGCGGGTCCCGTACGCCGACGGCACCCTGGTGAAGCTGCCCGCCGAGGCCGCCGGCGACCCGCGGCTGCTCACCGCGCTGCTGGCGCTGTCCGACGTGCTGGCCACCGGGCACCACGCGGCGCTCGCCGCCCGGGTCCGCCCCGGGGCCACCGTGGCCGTGGTCGGCGACGGCGCGGTCGGGCTCTGCGGGGTGCTCGCCGCGAAGCGGCTGGGCGCCGAGCAGATCATCGCGCTGGGCCGGCACACCGCGCGGACCGACATCGCCCGCTCCTTCGGGGCCACCGACGTGGTCGCCGAGCGGGGCGAGGCGGCGATCGCCGCGGTCCGGGAGCTGACCAAGGGCCAGGGCGCGCACGCCGTGCTGGAGGCGGTCGGCACCGAGGAGTCGATGCGGACCGCGATCTCGATCGCCCGCGACGGCGGCGCGGTGGGCTACGTCGGCGTGCCGCACGGCGGCAGCGCCGGGGTGGACATCCAGCAGATGTTCGACCGCAACGTGACCGTCGCCGGCGGCGTCGCGCCGGCCCGCGCGTACATCCCCGAGCTGCTGGTCGACGTGCTGGACGGCGCCATCGACCCGTCCCCGGTCTTCGACCGCTCGGTGACCCTCGACGGGGTGCCGGACGGCTACCGGGCGATGGACGAGCGGACCGCGCTGAAGGTGCGCATCACGTTCTGA